A portion of the Clostridium gelidum genome contains these proteins:
- a CDS encoding sugar phosphate nucleotidyltransferase: protein MRAIIMAGGKGERLRPYTTVIPKPLMPIGDVAILEVVILQLKKAGFDRITITVNYLGKLIEAYVGDGSRFGIPVDFIYEDKPLSTIGPLAFIKDLKETFLVMNGDILSNIDFKELMDFHKDKNAKATIATYKRNLKVDFGVLKYDKERKIDQFIEKPEYNYDVSMGIYAFEPGILEYITKGEPYGVDSLVLDMIEKKDKVYSYNFDGYWLDIGRPDDYEIAIEKFKNEKEEFL from the coding sequence ATGAGAGCTATAATTATGGCAGGTGGAAAAGGTGAAAGGCTTAGACCTTATACTACCGTAATTCCTAAACCTCTTATGCCAATTGGAGATGTGGCTATTTTGGAAGTTGTAATATTACAGTTGAAAAAAGCTGGATTCGATAGAATAACTATAACTGTAAATTATTTGGGTAAACTTATAGAAGCTTATGTAGGTGATGGCTCAAGATTTGGAATACCAGTAGATTTTATTTATGAGGATAAACCTTTAAGTACAATAGGACCTTTAGCGTTTATAAAAGATTTGAAAGAAACATTTTTAGTAATGAATGGTGATATTTTATCTAATATTGATTTTAAGGAATTAATGGATTTTCATAAAGATAAAAATGCAAAGGCTACAATTGCTACGTATAAAAGAAATCTAAAGGTAGATTTTGGCGTGTTAAAATATGATAAGGAGAGAAAAATTGACCAATTTATAGAAAAACCTGAATATAATTATGATGTAAGCATGGGTATTTATGCTTTTGAGCCAGGCATATTAGAATATATAACAAAGGGTGAACCTTATGGAGTAGATTCTCTTGTCTTAGATATGATAGAAAAAAAGGATAAGGTATATAGCTATAATTTTGATGGTTATTGGTTAGATATTGGAAGACCTGATGATTATGAAATTGCAATAGAAAAATTCAAAAATGAAAAAGAAGAGTTTCTATAA
- a CDS encoding NAD-dependent 4,6-dehydratase LegB — protein MNLSGKKVLVTGADGFIGSHLLERLIEIGAEVTALVQYNSFNNWGWIDTFDKSVKDSINVIAGDVREYDCIKRVVKGNEVVFHLAALIAIPYSYSSPMAYVRTNVEGTTNVLEACREYDVKKIVHTSTSETYGTAQYVPIDEKHPMQGQSPYSASKIGADKIAESYYKSFNLPVATIRPFNTYGPRQSARAIIPTVISQILDDKLEIKLGCLTPTRDFNYVLDTVEAFIKVAESDLTLGEVINTGSNYEISIGELVTKISNIMGKEIAIVCDDNRLRPEKSEVNRLWADNSKIKKLTGWKPEYSLDDGLIHTIKWIENNMKYFKTDIYNV, from the coding sequence GTGAATTTATCAGGCAAAAAAGTATTGGTTACTGGAGCTGATGGTTTTATTGGTAGTCATTTGTTAGAAAGGTTAATAGAAATTGGAGCAGAAGTAACAGCACTTGTTCAATATAATTCCTTTAATAATTGGGGGTGGATTGATACCTTTGATAAAAGTGTTAAAGATAGTATAAATGTAATAGCAGGTGATGTTAGAGAATACGATTGTATTAAAAGAGTGGTCAAAGGGAATGAAGTGGTATTTCATCTTGCTGCTTTGATAGCAATACCTTATTCTTATAGTTCGCCTATGGCTTATGTAAGAACAAATGTTGAAGGGACTACTAATGTTTTAGAAGCATGTAGAGAATATGATGTTAAAAAAATAGTACATACGTCAACTTCTGAAACATATGGTACCGCACAATATGTACCAATTGATGAAAAACATCCTATGCAAGGGCAATCTCCATATTCTGCTTCTAAAATAGGTGCTGATAAAATTGCAGAAAGTTATTATAAAAGCTTTAATTTGCCAGTTGCTACTATAAGACCTTTTAATACATATGGCCCAAGGCAGTCTGCAAGAGCTATTATACCTACAGTTATAAGTCAAATTCTAGATGATAAATTAGAAATAAAATTAGGTTGTTTAACGCCTACTAGAGATTTTAATTATGTGCTAGATACTGTAGAAGCTTTTATAAAAGTTGCAGAAAGTGATTTAACTTTAGGTGAAGTAATAAATACTGGATCAAACTACGAGATAAGCATAGGAGAGTTAGTAACAAAAATATCAAACATAATGGGTAAAGAAATTGCTATAGTTTGTGATGATAATAGATTAAGACCAGAGAAAAGCGAAGTAAATAGATTATGGGCAGATAATAGTAAAATAAAGAAATTGACAGGTTGGAAACCCGAATATTCCTTAGATGATGGATTAATACATACGATAAAATGGATTGAAAATAATATGAAATATTTTAAAACTGATATTTATAATGTTTAA
- a CDS encoding glycosyltransferase has protein sequence MEISICMMVKDEEKNIRRCLNSLRPILQNIDSELIIIDTGSKDKTVEMSKKYTDKIFFHPWENDFSGMRNKSISYAKGKWILIIDADEEIINCDNIIQFIKSPKAKPFKTGLLDVKNIHNLSDDSQYAMLKSPRIFKNDGSFHYEGIVHNSPIFKEPTIDLETTIIHYGYIEENEEVLNEKFIRTSTLLKCALEKEPENIYYMFQLSVTYTSHNDYSEAYEIIKNAYELLNKCKNKSKYKYVYYQMALCSLKLEEDELAKKVCEEGLKIDNEYVDLMFYLGKAKGLLGEYEECIQAYKKYMNLCDNYNNMNINFDVTLGMYTLGQKDEALQDMVKIYFKIGNFDEVLKFASQIEKDKYIQNVLELIIRGAINSKNIKYIKNFYEEKIMSDKIKENKFFEILEKYSNEESIYEIFSIYNNDYSKLYLLRHKYNKKDISLQGVIDNITFEGDFNKLEDYFGDIIYYKLKYCSYIPTIFETVWDKNINRYLDYILKKYEDFSNVVVKYINYFKDEMNYKNLRINKILCRYVLLVDKIYDSEYEWIFKYYLSIGVRCIKYVYNDYLMEEKYINFFKDEEEKFLILIKIAMENKEYKKNYIQYLRKSLEVYPYMKKGIEIFLEDLKMEVDYDNNEFETYKKQIKKTIESFIDIDDFRNAETLIKEYEGIVNNDLNIVLFKSQIAIGKLKSHTKHKKRCLVLCHFFSVYTKNFLEKLKNDYDIEFDVLTMDENYKVKIDKNIIENVFIYRNIDELTDKINLIEKYDIIHIHFLAYFYGLVAKQIRKKCDKIIVTIWGSDYYRTTQEQKQFQKNIFEIADNINFGNENTLINFNNYYNKVYSSKLSICRFGLIQLDYIKAFINDDKTEIKELLSLPKDSIIITCGYNASPEQNHLSIIDSILKVKNQLPANCYFLFPMTYGEKSLFSIVRERLRESGIKYRIYDQFLSEEDTAKLRLVSDIMIQVQTTDQLSGSMQEYLYADNVIITGSWLPYSVFKNKGIYFIEVDKVEEVGKKLMYSVRNLHKLKNKCGKNKDIIWNMTSWEKAIDNWIHVYKKEI, from the coding sequence ATGGAAATATCAATATGTATGATGGTAAAAGATGAAGAAAAGAACATTAGAAGGTGCTTAAACAGTCTTAGACCTATATTGCAGAATATAGATTCCGAATTGATAATTATAGATACAGGGTCTAAAGATAAAACTGTTGAAATGTCAAAAAAATATACAGATAAAATATTTTTTCACCCATGGGAAAATGATTTTTCTGGAATGAGAAATAAATCCATAAGTTATGCAAAGGGAAAATGGATTTTAATAATAGATGCTGATGAAGAAATAATAAATTGTGATAATATTATTCAATTTATAAAATCGCCGAAGGCTAAACCATTTAAAACAGGACTTTTAGATGTGAAAAATATACATAATTTATCTGATGATTCTCAATATGCAATGCTTAAATCTCCAAGGATATTTAAAAATGATGGTAGCTTTCATTATGAAGGGATTGTTCATAATAGTCCAATATTTAAGGAACCTACAATTGATTTAGAAACAACAATAATTCATTATGGGTACATAGAAGAAAATGAAGAAGTATTAAATGAAAAATTCATAAGAACAAGTACTTTACTAAAATGTGCATTAGAGAAAGAACCTGAAAATATTTATTATATGTTTCAACTTTCAGTAACATATACAAGCCATAATGATTATTCTGAGGCTTATGAAATCATTAAAAATGCTTATGAATTACTGAATAAATGCAAAAATAAAAGTAAGTATAAATATGTTTATTATCAAATGGCATTATGTTCTTTGAAGTTAGAAGAAGATGAACTTGCAAAGAAAGTTTGCGAAGAGGGATTAAAGATAGATAATGAATATGTTGATTTAATGTTTTATTTAGGAAAAGCAAAAGGGTTATTGGGAGAATATGAAGAATGTATACAAGCTTATAAAAAATATATGAATTTATGTGATAATTATAATAATATGAATATAAATTTTGATGTAACTTTAGGAATGTATACCTTAGGACAAAAAGATGAAGCTCTACAAGATATGGTGAAAATATATTTTAAAATTGGAAATTTTGATGAAGTTTTAAAATTTGCGTCTCAAATTGAAAAAGATAAGTACATACAAAATGTGTTGGAGCTAATAATTAGAGGAGCAATAAACTCAAAGAATATAAAATATATTAAGAATTTTTATGAAGAAAAAATTATGAGCGACAAGATAAAAGAAAATAAATTCTTTGAAATTTTAGAAAAGTATTCTAATGAGGAAAGTATTTATGAGATTTTTTCTATATATAATAATGATTACTCAAAGCTATATTTATTGAGACATAAATATAATAAAAAGGATATAAGTTTACAAGGTGTTATTGATAATATAACATTTGAAGGTGATTTCAATAAATTGGAAGATTATTTTGGAGATATTATTTATTATAAGTTGAAATATTGTAGCTATATACCTACCATATTTGAGACTGTATGGGATAAAAATATAAACAGGTATTTAGATTACATTTTAAAAAAGTATGAAGATTTTAGTAATGTAGTTGTTAAATATATTAACTATTTTAAAGATGAGATGAATTATAAAAATTTAAGAATTAATAAAATTTTATGTAGGTATGTGTTGTTAGTTGATAAAATTTATGATTCTGAATATGAGTGGATTTTTAAATATTATTTAAGTATAGGTGTTAGATGTATTAAATATGTTTATAATGATTATTTGATGGAAGAAAAATATATTAACTTTTTCAAGGATGAAGAGGAAAAATTTTTAATATTAATTAAGATTGCTATGGAAAATAAAGAATATAAAAAAAATTATATACAATATTTAAGAAAGTCTTTAGAAGTATATCCTTATATGAAAAAAGGGATAGAAATATTTTTAGAAGACCTTAAAATGGAAGTAGATTATGATAATAATGAATTTGAAACTTATAAAAAACAAATAAAAAAGACAATTGAAAGTTTTATAGATATCGATGATTTTAGGAATGCAGAAACTTTAATTAAAGAGTATGAAGGTATAGTAAATAATGACTTGAATATAGTCTTGTTTAAATCTCAAATTGCAATTGGAAAATTAAAATCACATACGAAACATAAAAAAAGATGCTTAGTTTTATGTCATTTTTTTTCTGTATATACCAAGAATTTTTTAGAGAAGCTAAAAAATGATTATGACATAGAATTTGATGTATTAACTATGGATGAAAATTATAAGGTCAAAATAGATAAAAATATCATAGAAAATGTATTTATATATAGAAATATAGATGAATTAACTGATAAAATAAATTTAATTGAAAAATATGATATAATTCATATTCATTTTTTAGCATATTTTTATGGTTTAGTTGCAAAACAAATAAGAAAAAAATGTGATAAGATAATTGTAACTATATGGGGAAGTGATTATTATAGAACCACACAAGAGCAAAAACAGTTTCAAAAAAATATATTTGAAATAGCTGATAATATTAATTTTGGAAATGAAAATACATTAATTAATTTTAATAATTATTATAATAAAGTATATAGCAGTAAACTATCAATTTGTAGATTTGGGTTAATACAACTTGATTATATTAAAGCTTTTATAAATGATGATAAAACTGAGATAAAAGAATTATTGAGCTTACCGAAGGATTCTATAATAATAACTTGTGGATATAATGCATCACCAGAACAGAATCATTTAAGTATAATTGACTCAATACTTAAAGTTAAAAATCAGTTGCCTGCTAACTGCTATTTTTTATTTCCTATGACTTATGGAGAAAAAAGTTTGTTTAGTATTGTAAGAGAAAGACTTAGAGAATCTGGAATAAAGTATAGAATTTATGATCAATTTCTAAGTGAAGAAGATACTGCTAAGCTTAGATTAGTTTCAGATATAATGATACAAGTACAGACAACAGATCAATTAAGTGGTTCTATGCAAGAGTATTTATATGCTGATAATGTTATTATTACAGGAAGCTGGTTGCCATATAGTGTATTTAAAAATAAGGGGATATATTTTATAGAGGTTGATAAAGTTGAAGAAGTGGGTAAGAAACTTATGTATTCAGTTAGAAATTTACATAAGTTAAAAAATAAATGTGGTAAAAATAAAGATATTATTTGGAATATGACATCTTGGGAAAAGGCTATAGATAATTGGATTCATGTTTACAAAAAAGAAATATGA
- a CDS encoding radical SAM/SPASM domain-containing protein produces MAEIKSKLSTDRNDLSKVLPLKTPYVIQIDPASKCNFKCKFCPTSKDNDKKRTIMSFELFKKIINELVYFDDKIKAIKLWKDGEPLLNKNISEMIKYAKEKEIAEKIEITTNGYLLNEQLNYKLIESGLDKIIISIEGLNEDDYLKNSGVKINFNTFIKNIKHLYDNKKQCVVHVKIIDVGLSEDCKEKFFEMFNNISDEMFIEKAISCWPDFEDESISHNSLNVWGSDIEQKEICSLPLYSLVVNANGKVSMCCNDWQQKLIVGDVSKQSLREIWDSTKVKEYQILQLSKKRKSIAVCSQCMYPDYVCIDNIDKNALEILNKYKNN; encoded by the coding sequence ATGGCAGAAATAAAATCTAAATTATCTACTGATAGAAATGATTTATCAAAAGTTTTACCATTAAAAACTCCATATGTAATTCAGATAGATCCTGCTAGTAAGTGTAATTTTAAATGCAAATTTTGTCCTACTAGTAAAGATAATGATAAAAAAAGAACGATAATGAGTTTCGAATTGTTCAAAAAGATTATTAATGAATTAGTCTATTTTGATGATAAAATTAAAGCTATTAAGCTTTGGAAGGATGGCGAACCTTTATTAAATAAGAATATATCAGAAATGATAAAATATGCAAAAGAAAAAGAAATTGCAGAAAAAATTGAAATAACAACTAATGGTTATTTACTGAATGAACAATTAAATTATAAATTAATAGAATCGGGATTAGATAAAATTATTATATCAATAGAAGGATTAAATGAAGATGATTATTTAAAAAATTCAGGAGTTAAAATAAATTTCAATACGTTTATTAAAAATATAAAACATCTGTATGATAATAAAAAACAGTGTGTTGTGCATGTGAAAATTATAGATGTAGGCTTAAGTGAAGATTGTAAAGAAAAATTTTTCGAAATGTTTAATAATATTTCTGATGAAATGTTTATTGAAAAAGCTATATCTTGTTGGCCAGATTTTGAAGATGAAAGTATAAGTCACAACTCATTAAATGTTTGGGGAAGCGATATTGAGCAAAAAGAAATATGCTCACTACCATTATATTCATTGGTAGTTAATGCAAATGGTAAAGTTTCAATGTGTTGCAATGATTGGCAACAGAAATTAATAGTGGGTGATGTAAGTAAACAAAGCTTAAGAGAAATATGGGATAGTACTAAAGTTAAAGAGTATCAAATTTTACAATTAAGCAAAAAGAGAAAATCAATCGCTGTTTGTTCTCAATGTATGTATCCAGACTATGTTTGTATAGATAATATTGATAAAAATGCATTAGAAATTTTAAATAAATATAAAAATAATTAA
- a CDS encoding glycosyltransferase codes for MNDEIDLIKQEIKDNIDVLINNNKLEEAQGLISEYIKIYKDDAEIYSIKAVILILQGSIEEAEEVIKEGLVYDDESFDLNYNLAYIYEKKENFVEALQLYEKSLEKCNDENSRKELIDSIGKIEQDQDVIEYRKSLPLVSICIPVYNGEKYIKYTIDSVLNQTYRNIEIIISDNCSIDDTVNIVKSYKDKRIKLYKNDTNQGPLDNTNKCIELSNGKYIKFVYADDTIHGNCIKEMVSIMERNLDVNLCGVNFCHVNEKNEKISGYILNMSCGKYESKFIFKQLIINGNIIGCPSGVMIRKEALNITGLFGDSNLKYMADYDMWIKLCKFGNYYFINKEYMYFRVQSESITNQNIVTIKRVSDFYYLLDKYIDNNSFSEIEIKNAYINANNRSYYSLQNNKNSLKKLEIAEYILNNSKYIPDNEKISLLNFKHKI; via the coding sequence ATGAATGATGAAATTGATTTGATTAAACAAGAAATTAAAGATAATATAGATGTTTTAATAAATAATAATAAATTAGAAGAGGCTCAGGGGTTAATTAGTGAATATATAAAAATTTATAAAGATGATGCAGAAATTTATTCAATTAAAGCTGTAATTTTAATATTACAAGGTTCTATTGAAGAAGCTGAAGAGGTAATAAAGGAAGGACTTGTTTATGATGATGAGAGTTTTGATTTAAATTATAATTTGGCGTACATATATGAAAAAAAGGAAAATTTTGTAGAGGCATTACAACTTTATGAAAAATCTTTAGAAAAATGTAATGATGAAAATTCACGAAAAGAATTGATTGATAGCATAGGAAAAATAGAACAGGATCAGGACGTAATAGAGTATAGGAAAAGTTTACCTTTGGTTAGTATTTGTATTCCTGTTTATAATGGAGAGAAATACATTAAGTATACAATTGATTCTGTGCTAAATCAGACTTATAGGAATATTGAGATTATAATATCAGATAATTGTTCTATAGACGATACAGTAAATATTGTGAAGTCTTATAAAGATAAAAGAATAAAATTGTATAAGAATGATACTAATCAAGGTCCTTTAGACAATACCAATAAATGCATTGAATTATCAAATGGAAAGTATATTAAATTTGTATATGCTGATGATACTATTCATGGCAATTGCATCAAAGAGATGGTAAGCATTATGGAAAGAAATTTGGATGTTAATTTATGTGGAGTTAATTTTTGTCATGTCAATGAAAAGAATGAGAAAATTAGTGGGTATATATTAAATATGAGTTGTGGTAAATATGAAAGTAAATTTATTTTTAAGCAATTAATAATTAATGGAAATATTATCGGTTGTCCTTCTGGTGTAATGATAAGAAAAGAAGCATTAAACATAACTGGATTATTTGGTGATAGTAACTTAAAATATATGGCCGATTATGATATGTGGATAAAGTTATGTAAGTTTGGAAACTACTATTTTATCAATAAGGAGTATATGTACTTTAGAGTTCAATCCGAATCTATAACAAATCAAAATATAGTCACAATTAAAAGAGTTAGTGACTTTTATTATTTGTTAGACAAATACATAGATAATAATAGTTTTTCAGAAATTGAAATAAAAAATGCATATATAAATGCGAATAATAGGAGTTATTATAGTTTACAAAATAATAAAAATTCACTTAAAAAGTTAGAAATAGCAGAATATATATTAAATAATAGTAAATATATACCTGATAATGAGAAAATAAGCTTATTGAATTTTAAACATAAAATATAG
- a CDS encoding NAD-dependent epimerase/dehydratase family protein, with protein sequence MKQILITGSNGFIGSKLKSRLIELNYDIIEFNSSDGDISDFNSIKNINFENIYHIFHLAAKIFVPNSWINPQEYYKVNSFGTVNILEFCKRYNKSLTFISSYIYGQPERLPISEEDKLNPNNPYAHSKFMAEQFCEFYAKQFNVDIAVIRPFNVYGEGQNKKFLIPLIIDQALNDDEIKIKDLSPKRDYIFLDDLIEALILTINKKGYSIYNIGSGNSISVKQIIDVVQEVLSINKPIISEDIKRKNEIFDVIANIGKANNELNWFPKHSFIDGIRKIIEQDKK encoded by the coding sequence TTGAAACAAATTTTAATTACAGGTTCAAATGGCTTTATTGGAAGTAAACTTAAAAGCAGATTAATAGAATTGAATTATGATATTATAGAATTTAATTCTAGTGATGGAGATATATCAGATTTTAATTCAATAAAAAATATAAATTTTGAAAATATATATCATATATTTCATTTAGCAGCTAAAATTTTCGTACCTAATAGCTGGATTAATCCACAAGAATATTATAAAGTAAACTCTTTTGGAACAGTTAATATTTTGGAATTTTGTAAGAGATATAATAAAAGTTTAACTTTTATTAGTTCTTATATTTATGGGCAACCTGAAAGGTTACCAATTTCAGAGGAAGATAAATTAAATCCCAACAATCCATATGCACATTCCAAATTTATGGCAGAACAGTTTTGTGAATTTTATGCAAAACAGTTTAATGTTGATATTGCAGTAATAAGACCTTTTAATGTATATGGTGAAGGGCAGAATAAAAAGTTTTTAATTCCTCTTATTATAGATCAAGCACTGAATGATGATGAAATTAAAATAAAAGACTTATCACCCAAAAGAGATTATATTTTTTTAGATGATTTAATTGAAGCTTTAATTTTAACTATCAATAAAAAAGGGTATTCTATTTATAATATAGGAAGTGGAAATTCTATAAGTGTAAAACAAATAATTGATGTAGTACAGGAAGTACTTTCAATTAATAAACCTATTATTAGTGAAGATATTAAAAGAAAAAATGAGATTTTTGATGTTATAGCTAATATAGGAAAAGCGAATAATGAGTTGAATTGGTTTCCAAAGCATTCATTTATCGATGGTATAAGAAAAATTATAGAGCAAGATAAGAAATAA
- a CDS encoding FkbM family methyltransferase, with product MNIFELKKIFKINNLKELYTYLYEIKECKKLGSLDELIKTKQIVLFGAGRIGKQVLNTLKKYGFKVAYFCDNNKDIWGDCIDGVYILPPNYIKNNIKDTLVIVSMMTYVEVIKQLESMNAQYIFSDIDGTLGFLPCPNLYNNIEKLKQVNDLFIDDFSKKVYLNVIKARIFQQLSFGLSGNLLIHPIVTGPQYFDTEFFIYTDNEIFIDCGAYDGDSTVEFFLTMHQLNLKNSKVYAFEPDRENYDNFLKTIENYNLNNVKIFNYGVGNDNYNISMEQIQNCRNNNEEYEIKICKIDDIVKNEPITFIKMDIEGFELDALKGAENTIKNNKPKLAISIYHNSQDLYEIPLYLKSIVPEYKFFVRHHSNSTIFETICYAYVDKE from the coding sequence ATGAATATATTTGAATTAAAAAAAATTTTTAAAATTAATAATTTAAAAGAATTATATACATACCTATATGAAATTAAAGAGTGTAAGAAACTTGGAAGTTTAGATGAATTAATCAAAACTAAACAAATAGTTCTATTTGGAGCAGGAAGGATTGGTAAACAAGTACTAAATACTTTAAAAAAATATGGTTTTAAAGTAGCGTATTTCTGTGATAACAATAAAGATATATGGGGAGATTGTATAGATGGAGTATATATACTTCCGCCTAATTATATAAAAAACAACATAAAAGATACATTAGTAATAGTATCTATGATGACGTATGTAGAGGTAATAAAACAACTGGAATCTATGAATGCTCAATATATTTTTTCTGATATAGATGGAACATTAGGTTTTTTACCTTGTCCTAATTTGTATAATAATATAGAAAAACTTAAACAAGTAAATGATTTGTTTATTGATGATTTTTCTAAAAAAGTTTATTTAAATGTTATTAAAGCTAGAATTTTTCAACAACTTTCTTTTGGATTGTCTGGTAACTTACTTATTCATCCAATAGTTACTGGACCACAATATTTTGATACTGAGTTTTTTATATATACTGATAATGAAATTTTTATTGACTGTGGTGCCTATGATGGAGATTCAACTGTAGAGTTTTTTTTAACAATGCACCAATTAAATCTAAAAAATAGCAAGGTATATGCTTTTGAGCCTGATAGAGAAAATTACGATAATTTCTTAAAAACAATTGAAAATTATAATTTAAATAATGTTAAAATCTTTAATTATGGTGTTGGCAATGATAATTATAATATATCTATGGAACAAATACAAAATTGTAGAAATAATAATGAAGAATATGAAATTAAAATATGTAAAATAGATGATATTGTAAAAAATGAACCCATTACTTTTATAAAAATGGATATAGAAGGTTTTGAACTAGATGCTTTAAAAGGAGCAGAGAATACTATAAAAAATAATAAACCTAAACTTGCGATTAGCATTTATCATAATAGTCAGGATTTATATGAAATACCGTTATATTTAAAATCTATAGTTCCAGAGTATAAATTTTTTGTGAGACATCATTCAAATAGCACAATTTTTGAAACTATATGTTATGCTTATGTAGATAAGGAGTGA
- a CDS encoding radical SAM/SPASM domain-containing protein yields the protein MKAKVKPRISLNERTKLEDVIPLETPFTVFIDVSSACNFSCEFCFNRDKNNIGRMQEVMKFDLYKKIIDDLTKFSKKIKCIRLYKEGEPLINKWLPDMIKYAKEKDVADKIEFTTNGSLLNIEKNKELIDAGLDRIVISVEALSKEKYKSISKVDIDFEEYISNIKHFYDNKKQCKVCIKSTDIGVKGEEEKFYEIFGDISDEIFIENITPIWPNFEIGELKEKCDKGLYGQELEKVNICPYIFYSLTINSDGTVSACFVDWEHKIIVGDVKEQSFYDIWNGEKLKELRIMHLKKMRGNHETCGKCGQLDFGASDNLDKYSEKLLKNLI from the coding sequence ATGAAAGCAAAAGTAAAGCCAAGGATATCTTTAAATGAAAGGACAAAGTTAGAGGATGTCATACCTTTAGAAACACCATTTACTGTTTTTATAGATGTTTCGAGTGCATGTAATTTTAGTTGTGAATTTTGTTTTAATAGAGATAAAAATAATATTGGAAGAATGCAAGAAGTGATGAAATTTGATTTATATAAAAAAATAATTGATGATTTGACTAAATTTTCTAAAAAAATAAAATGTATTAGGCTTTATAAAGAAGGAGAACCTCTAATTAATAAATGGTTACCTGATATGATTAAATATGCAAAAGAAAAAGATGTAGCTGATAAAATTGAGTTTACAACGAACGGATCATTGTTAAATATAGAAAAAAACAAAGAACTAATAGATGCAGGATTAGATAGAATTGTTATTTCGGTAGAAGCACTTTCAAAAGAAAAATATAAATCTATATCAAAAGTTGATATAGATTTTGAAGAATATATTAGCAATATTAAGCATTTTTATGATAATAAAAAACAATGCAAAGTCTGTATAAAATCTACAGATATAGGAGTGAAAGGAGAAGAAGAAAAATTTTATGAAATATTTGGTGATATTTCGGATGAAATTTTTATTGAAAATATAACTCCAATTTGGCCAAATTTTGAAATAGGAGAGTTAAAAGAAAAGTGTGATAAAGGATTATATGGGCAAGAATTAGAAAAAGTAAACATATGTCCATATATATTTTACTCTTTAACGATTAACTCAGATGGAACAGTAAGTGCATGTTTTGTAGATTGGGAACACAAGATTATAGTTGGAGATGTAAAAGAACAGTCTTTTTATGATATATGGAATGGTGAAAAGTTAAAAGAACTTAGAATTATGCATCTAAAAAAAATGAGGGGAAATCATGAAACATGTGGTAAGTGTGGTCAACTTGATTTTGGCGCATCTGACAATCTGGATAAATATTCGGAAAAATTATTAAAAAATTTAATATGA